A single Pan troglodytes isolate AG18354 chromosome X, NHGRI_mPanTro3-v2.0_pri, whole genome shotgun sequence DNA region contains:
- the TLR8 gene encoding toll-like receptor 8 precursor (The RefSeq protein aligns at 99% coverage compared to this genomic sequence), with the protein MENMFLQSSMLTCIFLLISGSCELCAEENFSRSYPCDEKKQNDSVIAECSNRRLREVPQTVGKYVTELDLSDNFITHITNESFQGLQNLTKINLNHNPNVQHQNGNPGIQSNGLNITDGAFLNLKNLRELLLEDNQLPQIPSGLPESLTELSLIQNNIYNITKEGISRLINLKNLYLAWNCYFNKVCEKTNIEDGVFETLTNLELLSLSFNSLSHVPPKLPSSLRKLFLSNTQIKYISEEDFKGLINLTLLDLSGNCPRCFNAPFPCVPCDGGASINIDRFAFQNLTQLRYLNLSSTSLRKINAAWFKNMPHLKVLDLEFNYLVGEIASGAFLTMLPRLEILDLSFNYIKGSYPQHINISKNFSKLLSLRALHLRGYVFQELREDDFQPLMQLPNLSTINLGINFIKQIDFKLFQNFSNLEIIYLSENRISPLVKDTRQSYANSSSFQRHILKRRSTDFEFDPHSNFYHFTRPLIKPQCAAYGKALDLSLNSIFFIGPNQFENLPDIACLNLSANSNAQVLSGTEFSAIPHVKYLDLTNNRLDFDNASALTELSDLEVLDLSYNSHYFRIAGVTHHLEFIQNFTNLKVLNLSHNNIYTLTDKYNLESKSLVELVFSGNRLDILWNDDDNRYISIFKGLKNLTRLDLSLNRLKHIPNEAFLNLPASLTELHINDNMLKFFNWTLLQQFPRLELLDLRGNKLLFLTDSLSDFTSSLRTLLLSHNRISHLPSGFLSEVSSLKHLDLSSNLLKTINKSALETKTTTKLSMLELHGNPFECTCDIGDFRRWMDEHLNVKIPRLVDVICASPGDQRGKSIVSLELTTCVSDVTAVILFFFTFFITTMVMLAALAHHLFYWDVWFIYNVCLAKVKGYRSLSTSQTFYDAYISYDTKDASVTDWVINELRYHLEESRDKNVLLCLEERDWDPGLAIIDNLMQSINQSKKTVFVLTKKYAKSWNFKTAFYLALQRLMDENMDVIIFILLEPVLQHSQYLRLRQRICKSSILQWPDNPKAEGLFWQTLRNVVLTENDSRYNSMYVDSIKQY; encoded by the coding sequence GGAAAACATGTTCCTTCAGTCGTCAATGCTGACCTGCATTTTCCTGCTAATATCTGGTTCCTGTGAGTTATGCGCCGAAGAAAATTTTTCTAGAAGCTATCCTTGTgatgagaaaaagcaaaatgacTCAGTTATTGCAGAGTGCAGCAATCGTCGACTACGGGAAGTTCCCCAAACGGTGGGCAAATATGTGACAGAACTAGACCTGTCTGATAATTTCATCACACACATAACGAATGAATCATTTCAAGGGCTGCAAAATCTCACTAAAATAAATCTAAACCACAACCCCAATGTACAGCACCAGAACGGAAATCCTGGTATACAATCAAATGGCTTGAATATCACAGACGGGGCATTCCTCAACCTAAAAAACCTAAGGGAGTTACTGCTTGAAGACAACCAGTTACCCCAAATACCCTCTGGTTTGCCAGAGTCTTTGACAGAACTTAGTCTAATTCAAAACAATATATACAACATAACTAAAGAGGGCATTTCAAGACTTATAAACTTGAAAAATCTCTATTTGGCCTGGAACTGCTATTTTAACAAAGTTTGCGAGAAAACTAACATAGAAGATGGAGTATTTGAAACGCTGACAAATTTGGAGTTGCTATCACTATCTTTCAATTCTCTTTCACATGTGCCACCCAAACTGCCAAGCTCCCTACGTAAACTTTTTCTGAGCAACACCCAGATCAAATACATTAGTGAAGAAGATTTCAAGGGATTGATAAATTTAACATTACTAGATTTAAGCGGGAACTGTCCGAGGTGCTTCAATGCCCCATTTCCATGCGTGCCTTGTGATGGTGGTGCTTCAATTAATATAGATCGCTTTGCTTTTCAAAACTTGACCCAACTTCGATACCTAAACCTCTCTAGCACTTCCCTCAGGAAGATTAATGCTGCCTGGTTTAAAAATATGCCTCATCTGAAGGTGCTGGATCTTGAATTCAACTATTTAGTGGGAGAAATAGCCTCTGGGGCATTTTTAACGATGCTGCCCCGCTTAGAAATACTTGACTTGTCTTTTAACTATATAAAGGGGAGTTATCCACAGCATATTAATATTTCCAAAAACTTCTCTAAACTTTTGTCTCTACGGGCATTGCATTTAAGAGGTTATGTGTTCCAGGAACTCAGAGAAGATGATTTCCAGCCCCTGATGCAGCTTCCAAACTTATCGACTATCAACTTGGGTATTAATTTTATTAAGCAAATCGatttcaaacttttccaaaatttctccAATCTGGAAATCATTTACTTGTCAGAAAACAGAATATCACCGTTGGTAAAAGATACCAGGCAGAGTTATGCAAATAGTTCCTCTTTTCAACGTCATATCCTGAAACGACGCTCAACAGATTTTGAGTTTGACCCACATTCGAACTTTTATCATTTCACCCGTCCTTTAATAAAGCCACAATGTGCTGCTTATGGAAAAGCCTTAGATTTAAGCCTCAACAGTATTTTCTTCATTGGGCCAAACCAATTTGAAAATCTTCCTGACATTGCCTGTTTAAATCTGTCTGCAAATAGCAACGCTCAAGTGTTAAGTGGAACTGAATTTTCAGCCATTCCTCATGTCAAATATTTGGATTTGACAAACAATAGACTAGACTTTGATAATGCTAGTGCTCTTACTGAATTGTCCGACTTGGAAGTTCTAGATCTCAGCTATAATTCACACTATTTCAGAATAGCAGGCGTAACACATCATCTAGAATTTATTCAAAATTTCACAAATCTAAAAGTTTTAAACTTGAGCCACAACAACATTTATACTTTAACAGATAAGTATAACCTGGAAAGCAAGTCCCTGGTAGAATTAGTTTTCAGTGGCAATCGCCTTGACATTTTGTGGAATGATGATGACAACAGGTATATCTCCATTTTCAAAGGTCTCAAGAATCTGACACGTCTGGATTTATCCCTTAATAGGCTCAAGCACATCCCAAATGAAGCATTCCTTAATTTGCCAGCGAGTCTCACTGAACTACATATAAATGATAATATGTTAAAGTTTTTTAACTGGACATTACTCCAGCAGTTTCCTCGTCTCGAGTTGCTCGACTTACGTGGAAACAAACTACTCTTTTTAACTGATAGCCTATCTGACTTTACATCTTCCCTTCGGACACTGCTGCTGAGTCATAACAGGATTTCCCACCTACCCTCTGGCTTTCTTTCTGAAGTCAGTAGTCTGAAGCACCTCGATTTAAGTTCCAATCTGCTAAAAACAATCAATAAATCCGCACTCGAAACTAAGACCACCACCAAATTATCTATGTTGGAACTACACGGAAACCCCTTTGAATGCACCTGTGACATTGGAGATTTCcgaagatggatggatgaacatcTGAACGTCAAAATTCCCAGACTGGTAGATGTCATTTGTGCCAGTCCTGGGGATCAAAGAGGGAAGAGTATTGTGAGTCTGGAGCTAACAACTTGTGTTTCAGATGTCACTGCagtgatattatttttcttcacgTTCTTTATCACCACCATGGTTATGTTGGCTGCCCTGGCTCACCATTTGTTTTACTGGGATGTTTggtttatatataatgtgtgtttaGCTAAGGTAAAAGGCTACAGGTCTCTTTCCACATCCCAAACTTTCTATGATGCTTACATTTCTTATGACACCAAAGATGCCTCTGTTACTGACTGGGTGATAAATGAGCTGCGCTACCACCTTGAAGAGAGCCGAGACAAAAACGTTCTCCTTTGTCTAGAGGAGAGGGATTGGGACCCGGGATTGGCCATCATCGACAACCTCATGCAGAGCATCAACCAAAGCAAGAAAACAGTATTTGTTTTAaccaaaaaatatgcaaaaagctGGAACTTTAAAACAGCTTTTTACTTGGCTTTGCAGAGGCTAATGGATGAGAACATGGATGTGATTATATTTATCCTGCTGGAGCCAGTGTTACAGCATTCTCAGTATTTGAGGCTACGGCAGCGGATCTGTAAGAGCTCCATCCTCCAGTGGCCTGACAACCCGAAGGCAGAAGGCTTGTTTTGGCAAACTCTGAGAAATGTGGTCTTAACTGAAAATGATTCACGGTATAACAGTATGTATGTTGATTCCATTAAGCAATACTAA